Proteins co-encoded in one Bacillus infantis NRRL B-14911 genomic window:
- a CDS encoding metallophosphoesterase family protein, which produces MSIAVISDIHGNITALDRVLGYLEERRIDRIFCLGDLVGKGPHSKKAIARVQEKCEVVVRGNWDDFIQKPADFPDLQWHQEQIGKEGMDYLGTLPFHHDFMMSGKYIRLFHASAKSIYHRVVPMLHPIEEREAMFGASDFIDEDKREIIPDVVGYGDIHAAMLEPIDPKKVLFNTGSVGNPLDVPEASFVILHGTYLSEEPAPFSIEMVRLPYDIEKEISMAREMGMPNLEPYALELREAIYRGRQKA; this is translated from the coding sequence ATGAGCATTGCAGTAATTTCAGATATACACGGAAATATCACCGCACTCGATCGGGTGCTGGGTTATTTAGAGGAGCGGAGGATCGACCGGATCTTTTGTCTCGGCGACCTCGTCGGGAAAGGGCCGCATTCAAAGAAAGCGATAGCGCGGGTTCAAGAAAAATGTGAAGTAGTTGTGCGCGGAAATTGGGATGACTTTATCCAGAAGCCGGCCGATTTTCCTGATCTTCAATGGCATCAGGAACAAATCGGCAAGGAAGGAATGGACTATTTAGGTACCCTTCCTTTTCATCATGACTTTATGATGAGCGGAAAATATATCAGACTTTTTCATGCTTCCGCTAAAAGCATTTACCACCGGGTAGTGCCGATGCTCCACCCGATTGAGGAACGGGAGGCTATGTTCGGGGCAAGCGATTTCATTGACGAAGATAAAAGGGAAATCATTCCTGACGTAGTCGGGTATGGAGATATCCATGCTGCTATGCTGGAGCCGATTGATCCCAAAAAGGTCCTGTTCAACACTGGAAGCGTCGGCAATCCGCTTGATGTGCCGGAAGCCTCTTTTGTTATCCTGCATGGTACATATCTTTCGGAAGAGCCGGCCCCTTTTTCAATCGAAATGGTCCGCCTTCCTTATGATATTGAAAAAGAAATCAGCATGGCCCGCGAGATGGGCATGCCAAACCTTGAACCCTATGCTCTGGAACTGAGGGAGGCTATTTATAGAGGCAGGCAGAAGGCTTAG